One window of the Scyliorhinus torazame isolate Kashiwa2021f chromosome 24, sScyTor2.1, whole genome shotgun sequence genome contains the following:
- the LOC140399822 gene encoding histone H2B 7-like, whose protein sequence is MAEDKKAPAPKKGAKKTQKKVPVKGNKKRRRARKESYSIYIYKVMKQVHPDTGISSKAMSIMNSFVNDIFERIAGEASRLAHYNKRSTISSREIQTAVRLLLPGELAKHAVSEGTKAVTKYTSSK, encoded by the coding sequence ATGGCGGAGGACAAGAAAGCTCCAGCTCCCAAGAAGGGCGCTAAGAAAACCCAGAAGAAGGTACCAGTGAAGGGCAACAAGAAGAGGAGACGagccaggaaggagagttactccatctacatctacaaagtgatgaagcaggttcaccccgacaccggcatctcctccaaggccatgagcatcatgaactccttcgtcaacgatattttcgagcgcatcgcgggtgaggcttcccgcctggcccattacaacaagcgcagcaccatcagctcccgggagatccagaccgccgtgcgcctgctgctgcccggggaactggccaagcacgccgtgtcggaagggacaaaggcggtgaccaagtacaccagctccaagtaa